A stretch of DNA from Globicephala melas chromosome 4, mGloMel1.2, whole genome shotgun sequence:
TTTTGGGTTTATCAGGCCTCCATAATTACGTGAGCCAGTTCCTTGAACAAACTgtctctcttcctgtctctctctctctccctctctccctctctctctcacacacacacccacacacacacacacccacacacacagagccctggCCGATAGAAACATCTTCATCTTCATGAAGACCTTCCCTCCAGGCTAGCAGGGGGACGATACTGGGCCGTGATGTCGCGGGTCTCCTGTCCAAGGGCTAAAGGTCTGTAATGAAACCAAGGTCATGGCAGCCCCAGAAGACACGGAGGGCCAGTGGGGACAGGAGCATCTGAGCACAGATGAGACCCTCCAGGGAGGCCAAGCCCTGGGCCCAAACCGACCACAGAGACGGGCGCTCGTGTCGGCGGTTGACGGGACAGGGCTGGGAACAGCTGCTTCCACCCGAGGCAGCCGGCGCCGGGGGGCCCGGTCTGCTGGCGTCAGCTCCGTGCCAGCCTGCTCCCAGGCGGGGCCCAGAGCCCCTCCAAGCAGCCTTATAACACCTTGAGATTCTGCCTCTAAGTATTTAATCCCACCCACAGAGGCCCCTTGTGACCCCCTGTGGTCATCTGAATCACGACCCCAGAAAGATGTTCCCGTCCTAAACCCCAGAGCCTGTGAATGTCACCTTATGGGCAAAAGCGAGCTTGGCTGCTGTGATGAGATGGAAATGCGGAGACTGTGCTGGACCACGCGGGAGCCCCGAGGCCCTCGCCAGGGCTGGCGGAGGAGACCTGACCCCATATAGAGAAGGCCATTGCCGTGGGGGCAGAGACGCAGCTGCAAGACAGCGGGCGCCTGGGGCACCCGGGGCGGAAGAGTCGGGAAGGACCCTCACCTCCAGCCCCCCGGAGAAGCGCTGGTTCAGGCATCCCGCCTCCAGAACTTGAGACGgtgcatttctgttgttctgaGCCCCGAGTTTGAGGTAATGGGGTCTTGCTTCTGTGTCTGCACCCAGAGCCTTGAACCTTCAGCACAGCAGCAACTCCGGCTTGGTTCCCAGGTTGGCCCAGATAGCCTTCCGGGTGGGCTTCTCTCTCCggcacccccaacacacacacccgcCTCGCTGCCTGAGAAACGGTCACGGGTGAAGGCAAGAGAGGAAAACCTCAGCTCACCCGCAGGAAGTCTCCCGAGGGCCGTCCTCTGTGCTCGTTCGTCTTGAAATCCTCTGTCTATAAGCCACGTGCCAGCATCGGTGCGGACGCCTTACGTGTGCTCACTCACAGGAACCACGAACCTACTTAGCTGCGTTACGAGGAAGACGTTGTCGCTACCGCCACTTCGCAAATGCGGAAACACAGGCACAGAGGGGTTACGGTCTCAGGGGCCTGGGGCTGGTCTTCTGCCCGCTCCCGGGGTGTCCCTCCCCCGCTCCCGCCCCGTCCTGCTCGGACGTCCCCTTCCAGCCCCACTGCACTCCCTACCGCTTGCCTGCCCGCTCAACAGGCAGCGCGCTCCTTGGGCCCAGGGTGCCCACTCTTGGGTGGGCCTGGCAGCAGCACTTGGCCCTCCGGGGTCCGGGGAGGAGGGCTGCCCCGGAAGCCAAGCCTGACCCCTTCCCCACAGCAGCCGGCCGCGCCGCGGCGTTCGCCTCCGGAAGCCCGCCGCGCGCCCCGCCCCGCTGCCCTGGGGCCGTGCCCCCGCTGCACGGTAGGGCTGGGCACCTTTCCTTCCCCGCTCCACGTGAGCCGACACTTAGAGGGAGGTTTTAACCGAGGGGGCCTCTCCGTCCCCCAGGACCCGAGGTTGTGTGTGGGGTCCACCCCTTCCACTCCCCAGCACTGCGGGTTGCGGGGGGGTCTTGGTGGGGGCGGGACTGGACCCAGGAAGGCGGGAGGTGTCGGACCCAGCCGGTCCCTTGTCCCTTTCTCCTCACCCGCGGGTGATGCTGGGTCGGCCCTCCTCTGCCAGCTGCTGCCAACCCCGCGGGAGGGGATCTAAGGCCACCGATATCGTGCCCCCTCCGGCCCTGCTGGGCCTGACACGGTGACCGCCCCCCCACCAAGGTCCCCGCTGCATCTGCTCTAGACGCGGCATTGGTTTTCTGGCTCTGGGGATGGGCAGCGTCCTGAGACCCCATCTCTGATCTGATTTATACCCACGCCCGGTTCTCCTGGCCAGATCTTACTTTTCCTCCTGGCCTCCATCTTTCAACCCCTTCCTGATGCCCCCCCACCCAAGTTCAGGCTGTCTGTGCCCTCACTGGACACTTGAACGGGAGTCCTGGCCGGGACCCctgtcccttctcctccccctgcccccaaaggGAGGATAGACCCTGCCTGGCCTCTGTAAATCCCCCGCCCCAACCTGCAGCCTGACCTGGTAGGTCAGGTGAAGCCCCTGCGCTTTAGGACCGCaggcccacctccctccctggccACCTGCAGCCCCCATCCCCCTCCTTGGCAGCATCCCCATCTCCCAGCCCAGCTCGTttgcttccttgtctctttttttttttttgcggtacgcgggcctctcactgctgtggcctctcccgttgtggagcacaggctccggacgcgcaggctcagcggccatggctcacgggcccagccgctccgcggcatgtgggatcttcccggaccggggcacgaacccgtgtcccctgcatcggcaggcagactcgcaaccactgcgccaccagggaagccctgcttccttGTCTTGTTTGCTCTTGTCGCCACAGGAATGTTAACTTCCACCAGGCGCAGATTCTCTTATTTTAAGCTTTTCTCTTTAGCACTCACATAGGCCGCGTGTGGTAGGTGGGCACTAAATCTTTGTTATAAGAATGACAGCATGCAGGTGGCTGGGGCCAGAGGAGCCCCGTGGGCTCTGCCCTCACTTTACACCCTGCCTGTCCTGCGCCCCAAAGGCTGGTCTCAGCACCCCCATCAGCGTGGGCCGCAGGACACACCCCTCATGCCTCCACCCAACAGGCGCCTCCAGGCCTGAGGTGGGTGCCTGGGGGCCCAGGCCCTTCCGGGGGCTGGACGGTCTCTTGCCTCACGGCTCCACCCACTCGCCTGGCCGGCACCCACCTGGCTGGTGCGGGAGGAGGACGCAGCTGGGCCTAAAGAGAGGAGGCCTTGTGGACTGGGTGGGCTGGGCAAGAAGGAAACGCGGCGTTTGCCCCCAGCTCCGGGGCTCCGCGCCGCCTTTcccagaccagaaaaaaaaaaaaaaaaagagtgagaagtCCCACACGCTTGGAGGAGCAAAGACGAACTGGTTTCCACGCGGTGGGcttttcagagcctttaataGGCAAATATGCCGCGGCAGGTGGCCCAGGACTGACAAAGGACGCGGCAGCAACGCGGGCTCGGGGGAGACTAGGGCTGGACTGGAAGATGGAGCCTGCCggcctgccttccctccctccttcctgccacttattcattcatccctAAACGGTCCTGGGGCTCTGACTTCACCAAGCGCTGGAGGTCCTGGCTGCGTCCCAAGAgcgggagggagggcgggagccTGACTCTCAGCCCGCCGCGCCCCGCCGGCTCTCAGGCCGCTGGGGCGGGGGACAAGCGCAGGCGGAGCCGGGGCGCTTGGGGGCGCGGACGTTCTGCGCGACTCCAGGGCAGCACTGAGCCTCCCACGGCCCCTCCAGCTGGGCAAGCCCTCCAGCAGCGCGCTCGGCCGCCCTCCTCCACCGGACCTTCCCTGCCGCCGACTTGCCGGGATACCTACTGCGCCCAGGCTCAAGGCCCGGTGGACCTGGAGCCCCATCCTACAACCCGCGGGGCCCGACTTACGCCCTCTCCTGGGAAGGGCTGAACTTTCGGGAGTGACTGTCCAAGCTTCCGTTCCCTCGCGCCTGCCCGTGGCCAAGGCCGTGGGAGGGACCGGGCCGGGGGTGGGACCAGGGGCGGGGCCGGATCGGGAGGGCGCTGAGCCGGCGACCAGCTCAGCGCCCAGAGCCTCCGAGGCGCGGCGGGAGCGCAGCGAGTGCTGGGCGCTCCGAGGGCTCCCGCGACCCGAGGTCGCTTGTGCTCGTGCTCGGAGCTCTCCCGCGGCCCGACGGCTTCCGCGGCCCGAGGTCTCTAGTACTCCGAGATCTCCCGCCGTCCGAGTTCCCCCGTGGCCCGGGGTCTCCGCCCCCACCATGCGGCAGAGGAGGTGAGCGTGTGCGCGGACGCGCCCTCTGGGCGCGGGGAACCGAGCCTGGCGGCACAGCGGAGGCCTCGGGCTCCGGGAGCGGGGCGGCACCGCGCGGGGCCGCGGGAGGCGTGGTTACCTGCCGGCGTTGTCCTCCCGGCGGCGCGGGACGCTGGCAGTACGCGGGTGTACCCGGGGCGGGGTCCCTGccgagggagggaaagaggaaaagctgGGAGAGAAGACATAGCGACccactctcacttcccccccctcccctccccgcccccggcgGTGGCCCAGAGGAAAGAAGGGTGTGAGTTTGCTGTGCCAAGGTCGCTCTTATTTACCTCGAATGCCGTCTGGTGCCCACCAACTGGTGACGTGCCCCCCGCACGCCTGGGTTTTCCCCCTCCTGCATCAGCAAAGGCAAACTGGGGAAGGTGCCGGCCAGCTGGTCACTCCTGGTCTCTTGCCAGCTGAGGGGGAGGCAACAACTTTCTGCCAAAATACCCGCTTCAGGGCAGTCTTAGCATCGGCAGCCTGTGTTTCCCTTGATGAGCTGGTGAGGTACCCCATCCCCAGGTGTCCCACACGCACAGCCCAGAAACCCACCCACCCCAGGGTCCCACCACCCAGTCTCCCCAGTTGGAAATACAGGGAAAGACTATTCCCTCAAGAACggaaagtaaaaatatttccatgtcaCAGCCACCAGCCACCCACACCCCTGAACGGGGGGCCCCGTCTGTGCTTTCTGACCCAACGAGGAGTGGGCTGGGGCGCGGGCAGAGTGGTGACAGGTGAGGCAGGGGCCACCGCTGAGGCATGCGGGGTACAGAGTCTCCCAGGCTGAACGCGCCAGGAGCCTGGGAGTCATGAGAGGGGTGTGCCGGCCCCCAGGGCTGAGCTGTGCACCAGCTCCAGTGGAACCAGCAGATCTGGTTTCAGATTGATCACGTTCCTTCAGAAGGTCGTCCTGGGGCTCACCCGAccctggcagggggaggggcatcTTACATCTTCTCTGTCTCTCAAACTTCAAATACCCCGAAAGTGGGTTTTTATCCAATTTTATACAATTTCTTAGACTCCATCCGTGCAAAGCCAGGCCACCAGGGGGCTGATGATTCCTCTCGATACCCTTTATCACACCCTCATAATTGCTTTGAGGGGCGTTTTATTAACGTGGGAGCTGGTCCCGTGCAGGGGCTGCCAGCCCCTTGGGGCTTGCCTGCTGGGCAGGGAGGAGTTGGTGCTGCGTCCGCTCCTTGAATCCCTGGCTGCCCGGGTGGCCTGGGCTGCTGGCCTGGCTGGGGTGTATTCCCACTGGGATGGTGGGTGTGACCGGCTCCTGACCCCACTGGGGAGAGCGGGACTCAcccttttctggttgttttttccCAGCCCTggactactgctgctgctactctGTGGCCTGCGAGCTGGTAAGTGCAGACGGTGCTCTTGCTGGAGCCTTCCAAGCCCTTCAGCTCTGAGCAGTGAGGACCACGGAGTACAGGTGTCAGTGGGgtcctccccacagccctgctTGCTTTTCCAGGGGCCCTTGTGAGAAAACGGGGCCCCCAAGCCCAGGGTAGTGTGTGGCATTGAGAGCCACAAAGGGGAGGGCTCGGCCAGACCCCGTGGTTCTCCTTTCGTGTTGTGTTTGGGACAGGCAGAGCGCAGTTCCCCCCAAGTGTTTCAGAACCTCCGCTTTCcagaggagctgggagctgggcttcCTGTTTCCCGTGACCCCTTTGCTCCCCAAAGCCACCAGCTTCCAGAAGAGTGCAGAACGGGGATATGGCAGCGCAGCGGAGACTGAGGCCTTGCCTGGCCTTCCAGCCCACAGGGCGGCGGGTCAGGGCACACGGCCACTTTCCCTGCTGGCATTTGAGCCGTTGTAACAGACCACAGAACCTCGCCGGGCCTTCTCTGATGGAGTTGCAAACACTACTATAATGATGTTGTTGAGAAGctgatgttttcttttcaaatgtctgagtttttaaaaaacatcttctTATTCTGAATTCATTGTAAACTCCCAAGAAGTAGTAAAAACAGGGAGGAGTCCTGGCTGGCTCCCGGCATGATGACTGGAAACCGACCCTGGTGATGTATCAGAGCAGCTTACCGCCCGTGTCCGAATTTTTAAACTATTGTTTACTGTATTATTGTTTATTGTATTATTACTAATATATTCCTTTCCTACTGAAATGAGTCAGAATTGGGGTTTGAGTCTTGCAACCCAGAAGCTCCCCCGTCCCTCCAAAGGGTGAGTTCAGAGTTACGCGTCGAGCGCGGAAGATGAATTCTGTTCTCTTTGGATGTTTGCAGAGATTCAAGAAGAAGCAATCAGAGCGATGGTGGGCAGTGATGTCTGGCTCAGCTGCACTTACCCCGAAGGAAACACCTTCGATTTAAATGACCTTTATGTTTACTGGCAAATCAGTGTGCCGGGCAAACAGAACACCAACTCTGTGGTGACTTACTACCTCTCGGGAAACAGCTCTGCCGGCCACGTTAACAACCACTACAAAGACCGGGCCCGGCTGTCCCTGGACGGCATGAAGCAGGGCGACTTCTCTCTGCACCTGCACAATGTCACTCCCCAGGACGAGCAGAAGTTCAACTGCCTGGTGTTTCGGAAATCCTtagaattagaaaagattttGGAAGTCACGGTCACGCTAAACGTGGCAGGTAAGACGGCGGAGCTGCCGAGTTGATTCCAGCCCAGCCTTACGGCCCGGAAGAAGTGTCAGTGAGACCTGTTTTCTGCGGCTCATTCACCCGTGTCTTCCCTTAGAGGAAATCCAGATCCCTCTAGCGGGGTTCTGTTTAAACCAGGTGTGCGGCTTAGGTGGTGGAAATTTCGTTCGGCTCGTAAGAAAGTTTTCCAGGAGCCGAGGTGCCTCCCTCCTCACAGGAGCTCCTAAGCTTGCTGTCCTTGCCTCGAAACTCTCCAATTCAACCCAAACAAGATGTTTTCATGAAATTAGGAGGGAGCGGTATAAAGCACTAAATGAGATCAGAGtttaggaagaaaattaaagcGCCTCCAGCAAGTTGCTCGGGGCACTGTTCGGTGGAGAGACGGGTGACTTGTCAGCTGACCGTGTCACTAGACTCAAAGGAGGCCAACCTCCTTGGGGTGGGACGTGGGTGCCGGTCACTGCCCGCCCGGCTCACAGCGCCCCTACTGGTGGGTTGGGGGGCGTGACTGGTAGAACAGGGCCTGTGCTGCTGCCCAGACCACAGCCTTGGTCCCGGCCCTGCTCCGGCGTCTGGGGCACGACGGctgcctccctgcttccctggcCCTTGGCACTGTGTCCGCCCCCCCTTCTGTGACCTTCGGAACCTGGCAGCCCTCAGCCCGTTTCCCTCCCCTGCAGCAAACTACAGCATGCCGGTGGTCAGCGGCCCATCCCAGGACGAGGAGCTGGTCTTCACGTGCACGTCCACGAATGGCTACCCGTGGCCCAAAGTGTACTGGATCAACAAGACGGACAACAGCCTGCTGGACGACGCCCTGCAGAACAGCACCGTGTCCCTAAACGCGCGGGGCCTGTACAACGTGGTCAGCGTCCTGCGGATCGGGCGGAGCCCCGCCGTCGACGTGGGCTGCTGCATTGAGAACGTGCTtcttcaccagaacctgaccagcGGCCAGACGGGTAAGGTCCCGGGGTCTGCGCACTGACCCCGACCCAAGGCTGGGGCCAGGGGCGACTTGGGGGATCCTCTCAGGTGGGAGACAAGCCCCTATGAGGTGACTCAGCAGCGGCTTCAGAGGTGGTGGCAGGGCGAGGGGGGACAGACATCACCGTGCGGCGGAGGGCAGGGGCCGGCCAGGTGCTCGGGGCGCTTAATCCTCATGCACCTGGGGGGGGGGCGTCAGTTTTGgggacccatttcacagatgagggactGAGGCTCCGAAAGGTCACGTAACGCTTCAGAAGCTGCAGCTGAGGCGGCGGCAGCATCAGGATTGAAGCGCCTCCTGCACAGCCACCACCTCAGCTCTTCGGACGTGTGCCCCCTGGGAAACCAGAACCCCTCCTCCACCAGGGGGTCCGGCTGGGCCTGGCTGCCGTCCCAGGCCCCCTGTGGAAGGGTGCAGGCGGGTGACTCCTTCGTAGAAGCCACAGGCTCTCTCAGCCTGTGTGTCCCTGTCAGCAGCGTTGAGACGccagggaaggaggggcaggagagCTGGAGGATGGGGGTGTCGGGGGCCTGCCTGCCGCCCAGCTGCCGGGAGCCCCCGCGCCCGGGCACTCGCCTTCCTGGAATGCAGGCGCAGCCCTGGGACTCAGCGGTCATGGTCTTCTGGCTGCACCAGAGGCCTCTGCTGGCCTCTGCATCCCAGCAGGGCAGCCGGGTGCAGGGGAAGGGGAatgggagggtctcctggggccGTAGTCTcggcccagctgctctgggggACAACTGGGAAGCCTGTCAACCCCCATCACCCCGCCCTGTGCCCAGACCCTCTGAATCAGCACCTCTGGGCTGTCCAGGCAACAGGACATGTTGAAAAGCTTCCAGATGGTTCTAAGGTGCGTGGGAGGCCTAGCCACTGTCTGGCTCATGGCTCCTTCGGGTTTCGGCAAACACGGGACACTTGTAACAAGCTGCCCAGGGAGGGGCACGATGGTTGGACACTGGGACAGGAGGATTGGCCCCCTCATGCACTGCCAGTGGGACAGGAAACGGTGCAGCCGCCGTGAAGAGCAATCTGCTAGTTCCTTAAAACTTagcctgtggggcttccctggtggcacagtggttgagagtccgcctgccgatcaggggacacgggttcgtgccccggtccgggaggatcccacatgttgcggagtggctgggcccatgagccatggccactgagcctgcatgtccgtagcctaaaaaaaaaaaaaaaaacttagcctgtgacccagcaattccacccctaggtGTGCGCCCCAGAGCGCTGGAAACGAGaatcaaacaaatacttgtacataagtgttcacagcagctcattcacaatagccaaaaggtgggagcaacccaagtgtccacggaTGGACGAAGGGATGCGTCCATCCACACAGTGGAGCattactcagccacgaaaaggaaTGAGGCACTGACCATGCTGCAATGTGGAGGAACCGTGCAGGTGATGCTCAGTGagggaagccagacacagaaggccacataGTGTacgattccatttgtatgaaatggcCCGTATAGGTAAATCcaaacagacagaaagtagattagagtttaccaggggctgggagagaggaTGGGAAGTGACCACTGATGGGAAGGGGGTTTCCTTTTGTGGTGGTGGaaagttctggaattagataatggTTTTGGCTGCGTGACCTTGTGAACGTACtagatgccactgaattgttccttttaaaatggttaattttatgttatgtgaatttcaccattattttttttaaagccagcaATTAAGCTAGaaagaattaattaaattaagtttactttaaaaagccaggaagggcttccctggtggcgcagtggttgagagtccgcctgctgatgcaggggacgcgggtttgtgccccggtccgggaggatcccacatgccgcggagcagctgggcccgtgagccatggccgctgggcctgtgcatccggggcctgtgctccgcaacgggagaggacacaacagggagaggcccgtgtaccacccccccccccaaaaaaagaaaaggcaggaagaCTGTGCTTCCCACCACGCCCATTCCCAGGTGTGGACCTTTAGGAAGGGCTGGGATTACAGGTCACACAGGTAGGGTGAGGAGGAATGACAGCCCAGAAAGAGAAAGTTTCACCTGAAGGGGGAAAGCCTTCTCTCCATCAGCTTTATAGCTTAGAAATCACAAAACACCTCTGGGAAAGTCTGGTGGATCGATAGTTCCCTTAGCACTCTCTCCTTCAGGATGAAGAAACTCCCTTTTCCCCCTGACCCTGTAAGTCCTGGGTTACTTTCCTTTCCTGCAGAAATGTTCATGGGAACCAAGGACAGCATCACAGAGGACCCAGTGGACGACACCCAAGATGCGGTGAACCCGCCGGTTCTCAGCGTCCTTGCTGTGCTAGTCGTGGCCGTGGCCGTGGCCGTGGCCACGGGCTGGCTGTGCAAGCGGAGATGTCCCTACAGAAGCTACGCAGGTATCAGAGAAGCCCGCGCTGCAGACAGCGCACGCTTACTTTGTTGGGGTGAGGGCTGGCCTTTCCCAGGATGTTTCCAAGCCCTGCGTGGTGCCGCTCTCACGGGAAGCATGCTTTAATAGTGCTCACGTGTGTGAGGATAGCAGCCCCAGTGCCCCTGGTGTGACCTCCACCTCCGAGATCCTGACACAGCTCCGCCCCAGAAGGGAAGTCCGGTCTCTGGGTCTGGGGGGGGACGGCGGACTCCGAGTGTGGACGTGGTGTGTCTGTGGAAGTCGAGTTGCCTTCAGTCCCTCAAGGCCGTCTGACCAGTTCTGGCCAAGCTCAAGACAGATCCAGAAAGTATGGGTTTTGACTAAGTAAAACGAAGAAGCAGAACTCACAGTGGGGAGCAGAAGAGCCTAGAATGTGGACCCTGGGACCACCCAGGTGTCACAAGAGGGCCTGAGGGCTGGGGCCTCGGGGGAACCCCTCGGGGAGGGGCCAGCACAGTCTCCCCAGGTTGGTCTGGTGGTGGAGGTCAGCGGGCATCCCCAAAGGTCTTATTAACCAGGTGGGGCTCCTCCTGGACTCCTGGGAGGGTGTGGAAGCGAGCGCGGCTGGACTGCGGAGCCTGCGCACAGTGGGAGCTCTGCCCGACCGGAGGGGTTGCTACGTGCCGCCTGGAGCTGCCACTTGGTTGCCAATGCCGTCTGCCCAGAAATACTGCCCACGGCCCCACTGCCGACCCAGCCAGGCTGCTGAAGGCCCTTGAGCACCTTGAAGCGTTTCCCACCCTGACCTCTTACAAAGTCTCGTCCTGGAAATGAGGGCGGCCTGGGGAGCCCTCGCCCGAGCAGGAAGCCAGAGGAGCGTGGAGTGGGGCGCTGCTGAGTGCGGGGCCCCTGGGGTCTTCAGAGAGGCCCCCTCACGGCCCGCCCTGAGTGTTTCTGGTTTGTCCCAACAGGCGCCCAGGCTGCGAGGCCGGAGCTGGAGCTCACGGGTCAGTTTGCCAGGAGGGAAGGAGACCCGTGGAGGAAGCGTGGGTCCACGGGCTCGGGCGAGCTGGGCGCTCCACTCTCTCTGTGCCCGCCTTTCAGCACGGGTGCTACTCGATGACCAGGAAATAGGCGTTTCCAGTTTCAGAGACGGTGAAATCCCAAGCGAAGGCCTGTCCCCCTGGCCTTCCTTGGCGTGTAAGCCCGTCCTCTCGCTGACACTGTGCTGGGATTTTCCAAACGTACAGCCACGCGCACATGTCAGCAGAGAGCCTGGGACCACAGCCCCGCTGCCCCTCCCCAGCTGCCCGGCTCGTCCTCCTGTTCTCCCTCGTCTCAGCCCCACCCCTCGGGGGCGGGGCCTCTCCAGCGGGTCCAGACCCTTTGTTCGGCACCTCAGGGTCCCAGAGCAAAGGTCAGAGTGATTCCCGCCCCAGTTTGGGAAAGTAGCCACACGCAGGGCCTTCAGTTTCGGTTTCCTACTG
This window harbors:
- the ICOSLG gene encoding ICOS ligand isoform X2, whose protein sequence is MRQRSPGLLLLLLCGLRAEIQEEAIRAMVGSDVWLSCTYPEGNTFDLNDLYVYWQISVPGKQNTNSVVTYYLSGNSSAGHVNNHYKDRARLSLDGMKQGDFSLHLHNVTPQDEQKFNCLVFRKSLELEKILEVTVTLNVAANYSMPVVSGPSQDEELVFTCTSTNGYPWPKVYWINKTDNSLLDDALQNSTVSLNARGLYNVVSVLRIGRSPAVDVGCCIENVLLHQNLTSGQTEMFMGTKDSITEDPVDDTQDAVNPPVLSVLAVLVVAVAVAVATGWLCKRRCPYRSYAGAQAARPELELTEHV
- the ICOSLG gene encoding ICOS ligand isoform X1, with product MRQRSPGLLLLLLCGLRAEIQEEAIRAMVGSDVWLSCTYPEGNTFDLNDLYVYWQISVPGKQNTNSVVTYYLSGNSSAGHVNNHYKDRARLSLDGMKQGDFSLHLHNVTPQDEQKFNCLVFRKSLELEKILEVTVTLNVAANYSMPVVSGPSQDEELVFTCTSTNGYPWPKVYWINKTDNSLLDDALQNSTVSLNARGLYNVVSVLRIGRSPAVDVGCCIENVLLHQNLTSGQTEMFMGTKDSITEDPVDDTQDAVNPPVLSVLAVLVVAVAVAVATGWLCKRRCPYRSYAGAQAARPELELTGQFARREGDPWRKRGSTGSGELGAPLSLCPPFSTGATR